A stretch of Saccharothrix texasensis DNA encodes these proteins:
- a CDS encoding energy-coupling factor ABC transporter permease — MSEPVAMHMSDGLLNAPTSLLFVAVAVAGVGVALVKARGDLDDRTSPMAGLVAAFVFATQMVNFPVLPGVSGHLLGGALAAILVGPWVGALCVTIVLVVQSLFFADGGVTALGANVTNMALLGTAVGYLTALALRRLATRGKGGLAAVAFVSALVNTVLASFGFVLEYAIGGQGGVAFGTVAAAVLGVHVLIGIGEGVITAVTVTAVAAVRPDLVHLLRGVPQKLELRA, encoded by the coding sequence GTGTCCGAACCGGTGGCAATGCACATGAGCGACGGCCTGCTGAACGCGCCGACCTCGCTGCTGTTCGTCGCGGTCGCGGTGGCCGGGGTGGGCGTGGCGCTGGTCAAGGCGCGCGGCGACCTCGACGACCGGACCTCGCCGATGGCGGGCCTGGTGGCGGCGTTCGTGTTCGCCACCCAGATGGTGAACTTCCCGGTGCTGCCCGGCGTCAGCGGGCACCTGCTCGGCGGCGCGCTCGCCGCGATCCTGGTCGGGCCGTGGGTCGGCGCGCTGTGCGTGACGATCGTGCTGGTCGTCCAGTCCCTCTTCTTCGCCGACGGCGGTGTCACCGCGCTCGGCGCGAACGTCACCAACATGGCCCTCCTCGGCACCGCGGTCGGCTACCTCACGGCGCTGGCGCTGCGCCGGCTCGCGACCCGGGGCAAGGGCGGGCTCGCCGCGGTCGCGTTCGTGTCGGCGCTGGTCAACACGGTGCTGGCGTCGTTCGGCTTCGTGCTGGAGTACGCCATCGGCGGCCAGGGCGGTGTGGCGTTCGGCACGGTCGCCGCCGCGGTGCTCGGCGTGCACGTGCTGATCGGCATCGGCGAGGGCGTGATCACCGCGGTGACCGTGACCGCGGTCGCGGCGGTCCGGCCGGACCTGGTGCACCTGCTGCGCGGCGTGCCGCAGAAGCTGGAGTTGAGGGCGTGA
- a CDS encoding PDGLE domain-containing protein, with product MKRFFLGFAVVSVLLAGVVSYFADSDPDGLDHVTEQQGIAEHAREHPLSGWPLADYALGGDDRFTGLAGVLGVAVTLAVAGGLFRVLRKRPGKPADAKPDVG from the coding sequence GTGAAGCGCTTCTTCCTGGGGTTCGCGGTGGTCAGCGTGCTGCTGGCGGGCGTGGTGTCCTACTTCGCCGACTCCGACCCGGACGGGTTGGACCACGTCACCGAGCAGCAGGGCATCGCCGAGCACGCGCGGGAGCACCCGCTGTCCGGGTGGCCGCTGGCCGACTACGCGCTGGGCGGCGACGACCGGTTCACCGGGCTCGCGGGCGTCCTCGGCGTGGCGGTCACGCTGGCCGTCGCGGGCGGGCTGTTCCGGGTGCTGCGCAAGCGTCCCGGGAAGCCCGCCGACGCGAAGCCCGACGTGGGGTGA
- a CDS encoding energy-coupling factor ABC transporter ATP-binding protein has translation MPDAAGAGGAEGAAPVEPRRSAPALVVEQLAYAYPDGHQALFGVNLRVERGERVAVLGPNGAGKTTFALHLNGVLGGGSGRVEVAGLPVEKAHLKEIRRRVGVVFQDPDDQLFLPTARQDVAFGPANFGLRGAELDERVARALAAVGMADFADRSPLHLSGGQRRRVALATVLACDPEILVLDEPSANLEPVARRELAEVLLGLDRTMLMVTHDLPYALQLCPRSVLIDGGVVVADGPTRELLADTGLLARHRLELPFGFHLG, from the coding sequence ATGCCCGACGCGGCGGGCGCGGGCGGTGCCGAGGGAGCGGCGCCCGTCGAGCCGCGGCGGTCCGCGCCGGCGCTCGTGGTGGAGCAGCTGGCGTACGCGTACCCGGACGGCCACCAGGCCCTCTTCGGGGTGAACCTGCGGGTGGAACGCGGTGAGCGGGTCGCCGTGCTCGGCCCGAACGGCGCGGGCAAGACGACGTTCGCGCTGCACCTCAACGGTGTGCTGGGCGGTGGGTCCGGCCGGGTCGAGGTGGCCGGGCTGCCGGTGGAGAAGGCGCACCTCAAGGAGATCCGCCGCCGCGTCGGCGTGGTCTTCCAGGACCCCGACGACCAGCTGTTCCTGCCCACCGCGCGGCAGGACGTGGCGTTCGGCCCGGCGAACTTCGGGCTGCGCGGCGCGGAGCTCGACGAGCGGGTGGCCCGCGCGCTGGCCGCCGTGGGCATGGCGGACTTCGCCGACCGGTCGCCGCTGCACCTGTCCGGCGGGCAGCGCCGCCGGGTCGCGCTGGCCACCGTGCTGGCCTGCGACCCCGAGATCCTGGTGCTCGACGAGCCCTCGGCGAACCTGGAACCGGTGGCCCGCCGAGAGCTGGCCGAGGTGCTGCTGGGGTTGGACCGCACCATGCTCATGGTCACCCACGACCTGCCCTACGCCTTGCAGTTGTGCCCGCGCAGCGTGCTGATCGACGGCGGTGTCGTGGTGGCCGACGGACCGACGCGGGAGCTCCTGGCCGACACCGGGCTGCTCGCCCGGCACCGGCTGGAGCTCCCGTTCGGGTTCCACCTGGGGTGA
- a CDS encoding lytic polysaccharide monooxygenase → MTARRWIALASAGVAGLLIATLVNVVSPTAASAHGAMMTPGSRTFLCWKDGLSPQGDIRPQNPACAAAVSSGGTNALYNWFGVLRSDGAGRTSGFIPDGKLCSGGNPTFSGFDIARNDYPVTHLTAGASFNFTYNKWAAHPGTFHLFVTKDSWSPTRPLAWSDLESTPFDSVTNPPDSGAVGTVEGKYYWNAKLPSGKSGRHIIYSVWTRSDSAETFYNCSDVVFDGGNGQETGVGTGGGTTTTTTTTTTSTSTTTTTPTSTTTTTSTTPTQPGDASCMAIYKITSAWSGGFQAEVELMNHSKSAYNGWTATWTWGGNQAINSLWSGVKSGSGSQVVVKNAAWNGTVAPEASVKFGFTANYSGANSLPTVSCTSP, encoded by the coding sequence GTGACGGCCCGACGATGGATCGCGCTGGCCTCGGCCGGTGTGGCCGGCCTGCTGATCGCGACGCTCGTGAACGTGGTCAGCCCGACCGCGGCGTCCGCACACGGCGCCATGATGACCCCGGGCAGCCGGACCTTCCTGTGCTGGAAGGACGGCCTGTCGCCGCAGGGCGACATCCGGCCGCAGAACCCGGCCTGCGCCGCCGCCGTCTCATCCGGCGGCACCAACGCGCTCTACAACTGGTTCGGCGTGCTCCGGTCCGACGGCGCGGGCCGCACCAGCGGCTTCATCCCCGACGGCAAGCTGTGCAGCGGCGGCAACCCGACGTTCTCCGGGTTCGACATCGCGCGCAACGACTACCCGGTGACCCACCTCACCGCCGGCGCGAGCTTCAACTTCACCTACAACAAGTGGGCCGCGCACCCCGGCACGTTCCACCTGTTCGTCACCAAGGACAGCTGGAGCCCGACCCGGCCGCTGGCGTGGAGCGACCTGGAGAGCACGCCGTTCGACAGCGTGACCAACCCGCCGGACAGCGGCGCGGTGGGCACGGTCGAGGGCAAGTACTACTGGAACGCGAAGCTGCCCTCCGGCAAGTCCGGTCGCCACATCATCTACTCGGTGTGGACCCGCTCGGACAGCGCCGAGACGTTCTACAACTGCTCCGACGTCGTGTTCGACGGCGGCAACGGTCAGGAGACGGGCGTCGGCACCGGCGGCGGGACGACGACCACCACCACGACCACCACCACGTCGACGTCGACCACCACCACGACCCCGACGTCGACCACGACCACCACCTCCACGACGCCCACCCAGCCGGGTGACGCGAGCTGCATGGCGATCTACAAGATCACCAGTGCGTGGTCGGGCGGCTTCCAGGCCGAGGTCGAGCTCATGAACCACAGCAAGAGCGCCTACAACGGCTGGACCGCCACCTGGACGTGGGGCGGCAACCAGGCGATCAACAGCCTGTGGAGCGGCGTCAAGTCCGGCTCCGGCTCGCAGGTGGTCGTCAAGAACGCGGCGTGGAACGGCACGGTGGCACCGGAGGCATCGGTGAAGTTCGGCTTCACGGCCAACTACTCCGGCGCCAACTCGCTGCCGACGGTGTCCTGCACCAGCCCGTAG
- a CDS encoding MFS transporter, whose amino-acid sequence MFRALRSRNYRRWAFADLVSVTGSWMQLIGLNWVVLDRTGSAASVGLSVLLGALPSVLLGPWAGALADRLPARRTILVCQALHAVLAAVLALVVWRGAPITAVFALTFAAGLVSVFDLPALGRFGARVVPREDLGNAVALGSVLSSTGRILGMSGAAVLAAALGSPALFLINSVSFLAVVVAVLTIRRAELHPLAKSPADGAGVVAGLRYVAASGRLLLLFALGFTLSSLGRNYQVTMAAMSADATAYGLLSTVFAIGTVIGGLAAAAREALTVRLLLVVACATSLLQVTSGLVPGTLGFAVVLLPIAAGAVVIDTTMSTRVQLDTADGMRGRLLAVNSAVGAAAGAVGAPLLGWLCERIGAPETLVLAGMVTLMVTVFAASVLAVPPHHRTALAHRVLRRPHRVAPPAGHPGQPHGPARPAKRRNRRARVRV is encoded by the coding sequence ATGTTCCGCGCCTTGCGGAGCCGCAACTACCGTCGCTGGGCGTTCGCCGACCTCGTCTCGGTGACCGGCTCGTGGATGCAGTTGATCGGCCTGAACTGGGTCGTGCTCGACCGCACCGGCTCGGCCGCCTCGGTCGGCCTGTCGGTGCTGCTGGGCGCCCTGCCGTCGGTGCTGCTCGGCCCGTGGGCCGGCGCGCTGGCCGACCGGCTGCCGGCGCGCCGGACCATCCTCGTCTGCCAGGCCCTGCACGCCGTGCTGGCCGCGGTGCTCGCGCTGGTGGTGTGGCGGGGCGCGCCGATCACGGCGGTGTTCGCGCTGACGTTCGCGGCCGGCCTGGTGTCGGTGTTCGACCTGCCCGCGCTGGGCCGGTTCGGCGCGCGGGTGGTGCCGCGGGAGGACCTGGGCAACGCGGTCGCGCTCGGCTCGGTGCTCAGCTCGACCGGCCGCATCCTGGGCATGAGCGGCGCCGCCGTGCTGGCCGCCGCGCTCGGCTCCCCCGCCCTGTTCCTGATCAACTCGGTGAGCTTCCTGGCCGTCGTGGTCGCGGTGCTGACCATCCGCCGCGCCGAGCTGCACCCGTTGGCGAAGAGCCCGGCCGACGGCGCGGGCGTGGTCGCCGGCCTGCGGTACGTGGCGGCCAGCGGACGGCTGCTCCTGCTGTTCGCGCTCGGCTTCACGCTGTCCAGCCTGGGCCGCAACTACCAGGTCACGATGGCCGCGATGAGCGCGGACGCGACCGCGTACGGCCTGCTGTCGACGGTGTTCGCGATCGGCACCGTGATCGGCGGGCTGGCCGCGGCGGCGCGCGAGGCGCTGACCGTGCGGCTGCTGCTGGTGGTCGCCTGCGCGACGAGCCTGCTGCAGGTGACCAGCGGGCTGGTGCCGGGCACGCTCGGCTTCGCCGTCGTGCTGCTGCCCATCGCGGCGGGCGCGGTCGTCATCGACACGACCATGAGCACCCGCGTCCAGCTCGACACGGCGGACGGGATGCGCGGCAGGCTGCTGGCGGTCAACTCGGCCGTCGGCGCGGCGGCGGGCGCGGTGGGCGCGCCGCTGCTCGGCTGGCTGTGTGAACGGATCGGCGCCCCGGAGACGCTGGTGCTGGCGGGCATGGTGACGTTGATGGTGACGGTGTTCGCGGCCTCGGTGCTGGCCGTGCCGCCGCACCACCGCACCGCGCTGGCCCACCGCGTGCTGCGCCGGCCGCACCGGGTGGCGCCGCCCGCCGGCCACCCGGGTCAGCCGCACGGCCCAGCGCGCCCCGCGAAACGCCGGAACCGGCGTGCACGCGTCCGGGTGTAG
- a CDS encoding SRPBCC family protein, with translation MAEFEHEQTVPVDARVVFDLARDVTAMQAWLPDGLQVESSGPERVTGRVSMGDEIDEAEGYLAEDAEQRRLEWGDLEGGGYSGWLQVDDEGPGRSRVVLHLDVTGEHHAAVGGEAHEITDEYLVQALSRLAALAAQSVT, from the coding sequence ATGGCTGAGTTCGAGCACGAGCAGACGGTGCCGGTCGACGCGCGGGTGGTGTTCGACCTGGCCCGGGACGTGACCGCGATGCAGGCGTGGCTGCCGGACGGGCTCCAGGTCGAGTCGAGCGGCCCCGAGCGCGTCACCGGCCGGGTGTCCATGGGCGACGAGATCGACGAGGCCGAGGGCTACCTGGCCGAGGACGCCGAGCAGCGCCGGCTGGAGTGGGGCGACCTGGAGGGCGGCGGCTACTCGGGCTGGCTCCAGGTCGACGACGAGGGACCGGGCCGCAGCCGCGTGGTGCTGCACCTGGACGTCACGGGCGAGCACCACGCGGCGGTCGGCGGGGAGGCGCACGAGATCACCGACGAGTACCTCGTGCAGGCGCTGAGCCGGCTCGCAGCGCTGGCGGCACAAAGCGTGACGTGA
- a CDS encoding uridine kinase family protein — protein sequence MLLAGPSGSGKSTLAAHLGLPVLRLDDYYREGDDPLLPRDETGRADWDAEGSWNTADALAAVVELATTGTVEAPVYVLGEDRRVGCRTVTAPGLFIAEGLFADRLVAGCREAGVLADAIVLAPNAVVTFARRFARDVAEARKPVPLLARRGLRLLREHAGVVRRCVDAGMRPARPHHVELATIGGMAPASV from the coding sequence GTGTTGCTCGCCGGCCCCTCCGGTTCGGGCAAGTCCACCCTCGCCGCCCACCTCGGGCTGCCCGTGCTGCGGCTCGACGACTACTACCGCGAGGGCGACGACCCGCTGCTGCCCCGCGACGAGACCGGCCGGGCGGACTGGGACGCGGAAGGGTCCTGGAACACCGCCGACGCGCTCGCCGCCGTGGTCGAGCTGGCCACCACCGGCACCGTCGAAGCCCCCGTCTACGTGCTCGGCGAGGACCGGAGGGTCGGCTGCCGCACGGTGACCGCGCCCGGCCTGTTCATCGCCGAGGGGCTGTTCGCGGACCGGCTGGTGGCGGGCTGCCGCGAGGCGGGGGTGCTGGCCGACGCCATCGTGCTCGCGCCGAACGCGGTGGTGACGTTCGCCCGCCGCTTCGCCCGCGACGTCGCCGAGGCCCGCAAGCCGGTGCCGCTGCTGGCCCGCCGCGGCCTGCGGCTGCTGCGCGAGCACGCCGGCGTGGTGCGCCGGTGCGTGGACGCGGGCATGCGCCCGGCCCGCCCGCACCACGTGGAGCTCGCCACGATCGGGGGCATGGCCCCCGCGTCGGTGTAG
- a CDS encoding PPE domain-containing protein, with protein sequence MTERKGGYWSDFHDPSAATRRRNKKRVQQRRANREPENFGKINWRAYTHRQLWDMVKSADAAQMATRTYEWQRLAADIDQATADVQKIVQNLALSWRGPSAVAAAESVSELTKWGARSSGHAFQVGGGLDGYTSAVQEAARAIPEPVHPDAEQWFRAGYDVTTLDGPQGAYMLKQLLDDHLPDKREQQEAMDRAVRVMEQYEAASHGIGRELPVFDEAPVVTEPTGTQPAWAQPTWTPPPSDPGPVPPTWPAPPQDRQPPVDPAPSQPGVRPEGTTSAAAAGVPGPGSGYGGPGGFGSQSGFGPQSGFGSQSGFAPGGGGSFGPGVGGPGGAAGQGGFGPGGASGVLGAVPGGAAARGGVGPVVGAGGPQGFGMYPPMAPGNREDDGEHRNRYDLGLDLLDDLPPAFPPVLGE encoded by the coding sequence GTGACCGAGCGCAAGGGCGGGTACTGGTCCGACTTCCACGACCCCTCGGCGGCCACGCGCCGGCGCAACAAGAAGCGCGTGCAGCAGCGCCGGGCCAACCGGGAGCCGGAGAACTTCGGCAAGATCAACTGGCGGGCGTACACGCACCGGCAGCTCTGGGACATGGTGAAGTCGGCCGACGCCGCGCAGATGGCCACCCGCACGTACGAGTGGCAGCGGCTGGCGGCCGACATCGACCAGGCGACCGCGGACGTGCAGAAGATCGTGCAGAACCTCGCGCTGTCGTGGCGGGGCCCGTCGGCGGTGGCCGCGGCCGAGTCGGTGTCGGAGCTGACGAAGTGGGGTGCGCGGTCCTCGGGGCACGCGTTCCAGGTGGGCGGCGGCCTCGACGGCTACACCTCGGCGGTCCAGGAGGCGGCGCGGGCGATCCCCGAGCCGGTGCACCCCGACGCCGAGCAGTGGTTCCGCGCCGGCTACGACGTGACCACGCTCGACGGCCCGCAGGGCGCGTACATGCTCAAGCAGCTGCTGGACGACCACCTGCCGGACAAGCGCGAGCAGCAGGAGGCCATGGACCGGGCGGTCCGGGTGATGGAGCAGTACGAGGCCGCCAGCCACGGCATCGGGCGCGAGCTGCCGGTGTTCGACGAGGCGCCGGTGGTCACCGAGCCGACCGGGACGCAGCCCGCGTGGGCCCAGCCGACGTGGACCCCGCCGCCGTCGGACCCCGGGCCCGTGCCGCCGACGTGGCCCGCGCCGCCCCAGGACCGGCAGCCGCCCGTCGACCCGGCACCGTCCCAGCCGGGCGTGCGGCCCGAGGGCACCACGTCCGCCGCGGCGGCCGGTGTGCCCGGCCCCGGCAGCGGCTACGGCGGCCCCGGCGGGTTCGGCTCGCAGTCCGGGTTCGGGCCGCAGTCGGGGTTCGGGTCGCAGTCCGGGTTCGCGCCGGGCGGCGGCGGCTCCTTCGGCCCCGGCGTCGGCGGCCCGGGAGGTGCCGCCGGTCAAGGCGGCTTCGGCCCGGGTGGCGCGTCCGGCGTGCTCGGCGCGGTGCCGGGCGGCGCGGCGGCCCGGGGCGGCGTCGGACCGGTCGTCGGCGCGGGCGGCCCGCAGGGCTTCGGCATGTACCCGCCGATGGCGCCGGGCAACCGCGAGGACGACGGCGAGCACCGCAACCGCTACGACCTCGGCCTCGACCTGCTCGACGACCTGCCGCCCGCGTTCCCGCCGGTGCTCGGCGAATGA
- a CDS encoding WXG100 family type VII secretion target, whose translation MSGGYQVDPDELAAFAGRLDEVSDEVRATASALEQPSGDLGPEGVTEAVDRLVAEWAAVLRGVELDAVADALRAAGETYRQADELRHD comes from the coding sequence ATGAGCGGCGGCTACCAGGTCGACCCGGACGAGCTGGCCGCGTTCGCGGGCCGGTTGGACGAGGTGTCCGACGAGGTGCGCGCCACCGCGTCCGCGCTGGAGCAGCCCTCGGGCGACCTCGGGCCGGAAGGCGTCACCGAGGCGGTCGACCGGCTGGTGGCCGAGTGGGCGGCCGTGCTGCGCGGGGTGGAGCTGGACGCCGTGGCGGACGCGTTGCGCGCGGCGGGTGAGACCTACCGGCAGGCCGACGAGCTGCGCCATGACTGA
- a CDS encoding helix-turn-helix transcriptional regulator, whose amino-acid sequence MDVAGGFLTVRASGAAAAKAALSGGAATPEHIQLLVGCTVSGGVPGNGAALRFPDCALHVLPDVVMLTVAEARLTVGFGELKPLMFRPVPVDAALDAVFCGAVAHVLAAAHALDPHGLSHHLLGLAELVLRSALRAELERVDSLVARRREALEYMREHLADPALSADRVAEALFISRRRLYQLFDDGQGVSERIRGLRIDRAKALLADPAKAARGIGEIAKDCGFVSAAHFSRTFRQVVGRTPSEFRHR is encoded by the coding sequence GTGGACGTCGCCGGCGGGTTCCTGACTGTGCGGGCTTCCGGCGCGGCGGCGGCCAAAGCCGCGCTCAGCGGGGGTGCGGCCACCCCGGAGCACATCCAGCTGCTGGTCGGCTGCACGGTCTCGGGCGGGGTGCCGGGCAACGGCGCCGCGCTTCGGTTTCCCGATTGCGCGCTGCACGTGCTGCCCGACGTGGTGATGCTGACCGTGGCCGAGGCCCGCCTCACCGTCGGCTTCGGCGAGCTGAAGCCGCTGATGTTCCGACCGGTCCCGGTCGACGCCGCGCTGGACGCCGTGTTCTGCGGCGCGGTGGCCCACGTGCTCGCCGCCGCGCACGCCCTCGACCCGCACGGCCTGTCCCACCACCTGCTCGGCCTGGCCGAGCTCGTGCTGCGCAGCGCGTTGCGGGCCGAGCTGGAACGCGTGGACTCCCTGGTCGCCCGGCGGCGCGAAGCGTTGGAGTACATGCGCGAGCACCTGGCGGACCCGGCCCTGAGCGCGGACCGGGTCGCCGAGGCGTTGTTCATCTCCCGTCGCCGCCTCTACCAGCTCTTCGACGACGGGCAGGGCGTGTCCGAGCGCATCCGCGGCCTGCGGATCGACCGGGCCAAGGCGTTGCTCGCCGACCCGGCGAAGGCGGCGCGCGGCATCGGCGAGATCGCCAAGGACTGCGGGTTCGTCAGCGCCGCCCACTTCTCCCGGACGTTCCGCCAGGTGGTCGGCCGGACGCCGAGCGAGTTCCGTCACCGCTGA
- a CDS encoding ESX secretion-associated protein EspG — protein sequence MARRSATAVVLSHLEFDLLWEDLGVGEPPYPLEVPSHGETMDDRDALGAEVLRTLTEAGLADGEDVSPALEDLFALLAHGEVAVDALVFRPYPWRVLATARGGHGVLAVLNDREVALEPVTDLAVAITRVIGDAPAGPGEQVRMPRSVFAAAMDAYAQSGHTALERTLAQAGITGRATRSITTLVDSPRRSTGQLAATGPRGRSRVLSWTETAAGRYALTTEEAHHTEWVHLSPADTPWLTRHVTALLAQTRAS from the coding sequence ATGGCGCGACGTTCGGCGACCGCGGTCGTCCTGTCCCACCTGGAGTTCGACCTCTTGTGGGAGGACCTGGGCGTGGGTGAGCCGCCCTACCCCCTGGAGGTGCCGTCGCACGGCGAGACGATGGACGACCGGGACGCCCTCGGCGCCGAGGTCCTCCGCACGCTGACCGAGGCGGGGCTGGCCGACGGCGAGGACGTGTCGCCGGCGCTGGAGGACCTGTTCGCGCTGCTCGCGCACGGCGAGGTCGCGGTGGACGCGCTGGTGTTCCGCCCGTACCCGTGGCGGGTGCTGGCCACGGCCCGGGGCGGGCACGGCGTGCTGGCCGTGCTGAACGACCGCGAGGTGGCGCTGGAGCCGGTCACCGACCTGGCGGTCGCGATCACGCGCGTCATCGGCGACGCGCCGGCCGGCCCGGGCGAGCAGGTGCGGATGCCCCGGTCCGTGTTCGCCGCCGCCATGGACGCCTACGCCCAGTCCGGCCACACCGCGCTGGAGCGCACCCTCGCCCAGGCCGGCATCACCGGCCGCGCCACCCGGTCGATCACCACGCTGGTGGACTCGCCGCGCAGGTCGACCGGTCAGCTGGCCGCCACCGGCCCGCGGGGCCGTTCCCGCGTGCTGAGCTGGACCGAGACCGCCGCGGGCCGCTACGCGCTGACCACCGAGGAGGCCCACCACACCGAGTGGGTCCACCTCTCACCGGCCGACACCCCGTGGCTGACCCGCCACGTGACCGCCCTGCTGGCGCAAACCCGCGCGAGCTGA
- a CDS encoding YbaB/EbfC family DNA-binding protein, with protein MITGNAHDPDTGIAVEVGPGGGLRELALDSRSVRLGQTGLARAILALVDTATARANARARHEVGDDVSALGLDVRARLVESVEDTTPETWRV; from the coding sequence GTGATCACGGGGAACGCGCACGACCCGGACACGGGGATCGCGGTGGAGGTGGGTCCCGGCGGCGGGCTGCGCGAGCTGGCGCTGGACTCGCGGTCGGTGCGGCTGGGGCAGACCGGGTTGGCGCGGGCGATCCTGGCGCTGGTCGACACGGCGACGGCGCGGGCGAACGCGCGGGCGCGGCACGAGGTCGGTGACGACGTGTCGGCGTTGGGGCTGGACGTGCGGGCGAGGCTGGTGGAGTCGGTCGAGGACACGACTCCCGAGACGTGGCGGGTGTGA
- a CDS encoding CHAP domain-containing protein — protein MDTRAMARHFAESMIGHRNSLAGKAEDAVKVQYALHQTATGLTDGHEDQAKAAKTVLEHWKGDNSEGFEKRSNRLGRQLRVTADAARDAEKIVAGVTSALTTGHTRARQAVDEYLDKASRLLDAGKAVGTQAALLKAVAQAADLEPKYTKETTETVRHVRGELEDAARRLRALEKDVEHDGVADGRAERTRGSTTPSKARARGRSRTIISAARKELGTRENPPGSNRNPYGPTAAWCSSFATAMWRKSGVDIPLLPFTGDVFRWGQKHGKAYTSLSAVKPGDVLLFGSGPSSPATSKHIGIVEKVSGGTVTLIEGNSGDSVRRNTHRLSSATFYGGVHP, from the coding sequence GTGGACACCCGAGCGATGGCCCGGCACTTCGCCGAGAGCATGATCGGCCACCGGAACTCGTTGGCGGGCAAGGCCGAGGACGCGGTGAAGGTGCAGTACGCGCTGCACCAGACCGCGACCGGCCTCACCGACGGGCACGAGGACCAGGCCAAGGCCGCCAAGACCGTGCTGGAGCACTGGAAGGGCGACAACTCCGAGGGCTTCGAGAAGCGCTCGAACCGGCTCGGCAGGCAGTTGCGGGTCACCGCCGACGCCGCCCGGGACGCGGAGAAGATCGTCGCCGGCGTCACCAGCGCGTTGACGACCGGCCACACGCGGGCGCGGCAGGCCGTGGACGAGTACCTGGACAAGGCGTCCCGGCTGCTGGACGCGGGCAAGGCCGTCGGCACGCAGGCGGCGCTGCTCAAGGCCGTGGCGCAGGCGGCCGACCTGGAGCCGAAGTACACCAAGGAGACCACCGAGACCGTCCGGCACGTGCGGGGCGAGCTGGAGGACGCCGCCCGCAGGCTGCGCGCGCTGGAGAAGGACGTCGAGCACGACGGCGTCGCGGACGGCCGGGCCGAACGCACCCGCGGCTCCACCACACCGTCCAAGGCGCGGGCCCGCGGCCGTTCGCGGACGATCATCTCGGCTGCCCGCAAGGAGCTGGGCACGCGGGAGAACCCGCCCGGCAGCAACCGCAACCCGTACGGGCCGACGGCGGCGTGGTGCTCGTCGTTCGCCACGGCGATGTGGCGCAAGTCGGGCGTGGACATCCCGCTGCTGCCGTTCACCGGCGACGTGTTCCGGTGGGGGCAGAAGCACGGCAAGGCGTACACGAGCCTGAGCGCGGTGAAACCGGGTGACGTGCTGCTGTTCGGGAGCGGGCCGAGCAGCCCGGCGACCAGCAAGCACATCGGGATCGTGGAGAAGGTCTCCGGCGGGACCGTGACGCTGATCGAGGGCAACTCGGGCGACAGTGTGCGGCGCAACACCCACCGGCTCAGCTCGGCGACGTTCTACGGAGGGGTGCACCCGTGA
- a CDS encoding type VII secretion target has product MSTLSPEQIARHAHDAGFRGQDLTIAVAVALAESGGDTRAHNSTPPDDSYGLWQINMLGSMGPARRREFGLESNRELFDPAENARAANKISGDGRSWTPWSTYTNGAYKRHLDEARRGVEAMKRGGSGGGSGGGGSRGGSGGGSRGGSGGGGGFSVDLGVLRDYARRTRNSADDLTALGRRHVREVREIAEDSFGRIGKQSGFADALDNFGAALRKQVKAVAHNTDALATSASRSARAYKEQEDDIAGSLGGKAGGRTGGSGGISGGGEG; this is encoded by the coding sequence ATGAGCACGCTGAGTCCGGAGCAGATCGCCCGGCACGCGCACGACGCGGGGTTCCGCGGACAGGACCTGACGATCGCCGTGGCGGTCGCGCTGGCCGAGTCCGGCGGCGACACCCGGGCGCACAACTCCACCCCGCCGGACGACTCCTACGGGCTGTGGCAGATCAACATGCTGGGCTCGATGGGCCCGGCGCGGCGGCGCGAGTTCGGGCTGGAGTCGAACCGGGAGCTGTTCGACCCGGCGGAGAACGCCCGTGCGGCGAACAAGATCTCCGGTGACGGCCGGTCGTGGACGCCGTGGTCGACCTACACCAACGGGGCGTACAAGCGTCACCTGGACGAGGCACGGCGGGGCGTCGAGGCGATGAAGCGCGGCGGCTCCGGCGGTGGTTCCGGCGGGGGCGGCTCACGCGGCGGGTCCGGTGGCGGTTCACGCGGCGGGTCGGGTGGCGGCGGCGGGTTCTCGGTCGACCTGGGCGTGCTGCGCGACTACGCGCGGCGGACGCGGAACTCGGCCGACGACCTCACCGCGCTCGGCCGGCGGCACGTGCGCGAGGTGCGCGAGATCGCCGAGGACAGCTTCGGGCGCATCGGCAAGCAGTCCGGGTTCGCCGACGCGTTGGACAACTTCGGCGCGGCGCTGCGCAAGCAGGTCAAGGCGGTCGCGCACAACACCGACGCGCTGGCCACGTCCGCGAGCCGCTCCGCCCGCGCGTACAAGGAGCAGGAAGACGACATCGCCGGTTCGCTGGGCGGCAAGGCAGGCGGCAGGACCGGCGGCAGCGGCGGCATCAGCGGCGGAGGGGAAGGGTAG